The Cellulomonas oligotrophica sequence CTCTCAAGAATGAGTTCCTGGCCACCAGCCGGCGCGGGAGAACCAGAGGCTGGTGAAGAAGCACTACAGATGGCTCTCCGCATAGCTCACCGCCCATGCGACGACCGGCAGCGGGATGGGCCCTGATTGAGGGTCCACGGTCAGACACGCCTCACTCGTGGAAGCCCCCTCGGGCTTGAATATCGCGAACCATAGCGACGGACCCGCACCACCGACGACCTTGAACTCCAGCGAGACCTCGTCCACACCGTCGACACCCACACCTTCGACAGCCTGGACCGTCACCTCGAACGGGGGCAAAGAAACTGCTTTCACCGCACCTCCTGATCGCAGAGCACCTGGATACGCCCGCGATCGAGAGTCTGGCACCGCGACCGCTGGGAAGACGGAGGCCCCGTACGCCGGAGTGCGGAGCCAGGACTCGACCCCACCCACGCCCCGCGGGTCGTCGACGGATCAGTCAGCGCGTCCATCAGCAAGACCCCTCCTCACCTCATCGATCTCCCTCTCCGCGCTCGCCTTGATCTGCCCGTCAGCGGTTGCCGCGATGCGCGAGAGGTGGAAGACAGCCTGCTCCGCGGCTGGCCGGCTCAGCGTCGAAGCCATCGACATCAGATCGACGCCCTGGGCGATCTCGGCCTCCGTGCCGGTCTCGATCAGGGCGCCGATCATCGGGAGCGCCCCTTCGACCAGGCGCCCGGCCTCAGCGGCAGGCTGGCTGCCGCTCGCCTCGATCGATCCGACGATCTGCGAGAGAAGGAGCAACGCCTCCGGCCTGCTCGCGGCGCCCGTACGAGGCAACCCCGCCACGACGGCCGTCACGACCGCGGGGGTGTCGTCCGCCAGCCCGCCGCTCACCGGCGCGACAGCAGACTCGATCAACCCCGTCAGGCCCGCCGCCCGGGCAGGATCGTCCGTCGAGAGGAGCTCCCCGACCAGGGCGGCCACGTCCTCCCGCAGCGCGCCGACCCCGGTGAGGTAGTCCAACTCCCACATCATGGCCCTCCGATCAGATCGGACTCGACGAGCGTTGCTGCATCAGCGGGGCACGGGCCCGTCGTGAGTCCTCACGCGTCAAGGCGGGGTCGACCCAGCCGACTGCTCGCCATAGAACGCCTCAAGCAGGCCGAACAGGGCCTCCATCGCCTCGGCATCCTGCTCCGCACTGAAGGCCGACTCGTCGTGCGCGCATGCCCGGGACGTGTGCCGGCGCACTGCGTCTGATCGCCACCGTCCACCTGACCGTGGGGTCGCTGTCACCGGCGAGCCTCTCCAGCACCACGGCCGGGACCGTCTTGTTGTGAGCCACCCACTGCCTCATCTCGGGGTGGTCCTCGATGACCGCGAGCCACACCTCCAGCGGCGCCTCCTCGCGAGCCGCCCGCTGGTACTCCCCGGGGTCCTCGCTCGTGCGGAGGCCGACGAACTCAGCTGCCGACTCGATCAACGGAGCTCACCCCGGGCGGCCCCGTGGTTCCTCGGCGCGGGTGGGTCGGTCACGGATGCAGTCAACTCCTTCACGGCCTCTCGACGCCGATGGCCCGCCCCTCCTGGGACGGGCCACCGGTGCGCTCGGCAGGCGCCGGGTCAGCTGATGATGCCGGAGCAGGCCCGGGTCATGTCGCCGCTCGTCGGGCGACCCGGTGCGAACGTCACGTCCGCGACGTCACCGTGCCAGCGGCCCGCGACGCCTGAGCCGACCAGTGCGGTCGCGCCCTCGACGGAGACCGTGCCGACGGCCGTCTGCGCGCCCGGGCGAGGCGTCACGTCGTTGATGGTGCACGACAGCACCTCGGCCACGCCGTCGTCGGCGTCGTAGAGCCCGAACACGTGGATCCACCCGCCCGTGACGACCTTGCGCGCCGTCAGCGCGAGGGTCGCGTCGGAGCCGGTCGTCTCGAAGGACCAGCACGACCCGACACCGTCGGCGCAGGCCCGGTAGCCGAGCGACACGCCGCCCGTCGCACCGTCGAGGGTGACCGCCGACGCCTCCCCGGGAGCGCCGGCCGCCGCACGCAGGGTCGCGGTGACGGCGAACGAGTCGACGTCCTTCAAGGGAGCCTCGGAGGTCTGCGCACGGTCGTCCGGCTCGTCGAACCGCAGCGCGCGGTCCTCCTCGTACGCCCCGATCTCCGCGAGCGGGCCGAGCACCCACGTCACCGTCGGGGAGACCGTCATGCCCGGCCCGCCGCGGCTCGGCAGGGTGGGGCTCACGAGGTCGTCGAAGACGTAGCGCGTACGCCCGTTGCCCACGGAGAACGAGTGCGTGGTCGTCATGCTGGTGGCTCCGTCCGCCGCGACCGCGCGCACCATCAGCGTGTGCGGGCCCGACGTCTGCGGCGTGTAGAAGACCACCGGGTCGGACGCGGGCACGCTCTGACCGAACGTGATGTCACCCCACGAGTACTGGTACTCGACCGCGTCGGCACCGCCGCCACCGAGACGGAAGGCACCGGGCAGGCCCGGGGCGGAGACGTACGCACCGTCCGGGTAGAAGCCGGGATACCCCGCCACCGCCGTGACGGTGGGCGCCGCGAGCCGGGCCTTGGTGACCGAGAAGTCGCACGTCACGGACGGGCCGACGTTGCCCGCCCGGTCACGCCCCGCGATACGCAGCCGGTACGAGCCCACCGGCAAGCCGTCCACCATCACGGACTGGCTCCGCCCGCTGGCCTGCGGGGTGGTCCCGCCCTGCCAGACCAGCGTGTTCGGCCGGTAGAGCTGGCGCACCTCGACGACCGCGGCGACGTTGCCACCCTCCGGGTCGGACAGCACGGCGGACAGCCCGACCTCCGACCTCCGCATGAGCGGACGGTCCGCGCCGGTCACGCACGCCGCCTCGCTGGGCGTGGTGAACCGCACCTTCGTCGGGCGGCTCGGCGGCCGGTTCGGCGTCGCGGCGACCGCTACCCCGGACGCCGGCCTCGCGGTCGCGACGGCCGCCGGAGTCACCAGCCCCGCCGTCAGCAGTGACACCAGGGCGGCGACGACCACGCCGCGCCCCCACCAGGACCGTCGCACGGTCTCCCCCTCGCTTCGACAGCCAGCAGGCCGCGCACGACCCCGCCGCGCCGGACGGACGCCATCACCCGAGCAGGTGGCGGCAGGAGGACCCTAGGGAAGCGCCCCTCCCCTGTGCGTGCCCTTTGACCCCGTTCACACGAACGGGTGAACCCCGCAGGTCAGAGCCACGAGGCTAGGTGCCGGCAGCCTGCTCCTTCGCGCTGCTGGACAGAGCGCGTCTGTGCTCCCGCTACTCAACCGTTCCCCACCGCGCCTCGAGATCAGCGGCACGGATCACCACGGTCCCGCGTCGCAGCCCGTACTCGTGTCGAACACCGTCCTCCGTCGGCAGGATCTCGTCGAGGAGCACATGGAAGCGCATCGGGTCGAACCCCGACGGTGGCTCCATCTGCACCTCGATCGACCTGACGTCGATGTAGGTCACGGTGAGCCCGTCGTCGTGCTTGTGCAGGTTGGGCGTGAACACGAGCACGCACGTCTCCGAGTCCACGTCGAAGACCTGCCGGTCCAGCACGAGGTCCTTGACGCACCTCGTGCTGTAGAAGTCGTAGCGGTCCGGATCGGTGGCGAACCGCCGGGCTCCTTCCGGCAAGCGGTCCACCATCTCCGGCAGAACCTCGAGGTACCGGCGGGCGTCGAGCATCACGCCCCCGTCCTCACCCTTCAGCTGCACGTACTTCACTTGCGCACCGTGGTCCGCGGCCGCATCCCGCTGTCCACGAGAGCCGCCAACGCGCCTGCGATGGCTAGTAGCCGCTTGCCAGGAGTGCGGCGCCGGCCGGAGTGAGTGCCAGACGGTCGTACATCGGACCTGGACCCGGGAGCCGGAACGAGCGGAGCGGGGCCTCGGGAAAGAGACGGGGATTCCCGGCTGGCTGGACGATGTCAGCGAACAGCCAGCGCCCGTCGTCCTGTGGCGGGGCGTAGCAGTAGATGATGCCGTCCACGACTAGGGACGCGGTCGGGAGCTCGGACTGGACCCGCTCTCGGGTCCACGTGCCGTCCGTCGGTTGAAGGGCTGACGCGGTGGCGACCAGCCGCTCCCAGTCGGGCGGTGAGAGACGGGGAGCGTCGACCCATCCGAACCGTGCTCCCAGCTCGGCGTGCCAGGCGAACACCTCGGCTGCGCCTCTCGCCACGTTGTTCGGGGCAGCGTCGAACCAGGCGCCCATGCGCGGAGGCCCGAACTCACGGAAGTCCTCGGTCCGGCACCGCGTGTACTCGGCGCCGTAGGCGTCCTCGCACTCGTCGATGTACGCGAGGGTCTGCTGCAGCTGCACCGAGGCGCGGTAGGCACCCTCTGCAGTCCTGGCGAACATGCCCGTGCGAGCGCACATCTGGCTGAACTGCGTCATCAAGCGACTTCGAAGGTCCTCGAGGCTGATCACGCTTCAATCGTCCCGCATCTCGCGAGCCGTTGGGAGACACGCCCTAGCTCGGGCCGCACCCCCACCCGCTCCTCAATCCACTCCTTGAAGCCACCCAACGTCTCGTCATCGGCACCCCACTGGTATCCGACGATGAAAGCGCAAACAGTCACGAAAGACAATCGATGGAAATAAAGCCCTGGATACTTCCGAAAGCCTGGGAGGAAATCTGCAAACGCCGCCGTCATCTCAGAACCCAAAGTCGATCACGTCGTTGTAGTCGAACATCTGCTTGAAGTCGTCGACACCCACACCGCCTGGATGCCACTGATCGAAAACCTGGGCGCCGCGAACTACTACGGTGTGATGAAACCAGTCCTCATCGACAGCCTTGGTTCCGGGACCGCCGGGCCGATACGGGCCCAGAGGGCTGTGGCGCCCGAGTGGACTCTCGAAGGTCTTGATCTCGTCGGATTGCCCGCCAGTCCGCTTGACGAAGGCAGCTGCCCACTCGTCGCAGCCGGCGTTGTGAACAAGGATCTCACCGACGCCTACGTGGTAGGTGTGCAGGTCAGCAATCGTCAGGTTGTAAGCCATCAAATCGTACACGCTTACGCGGACACTCTCCACCATCAACGACGTGCCGGCCGCGGTGGTGACGACGTCGCCAAGCCGCAGGTCGATCGCATCTACCCACGTAGCCTGCGACGCGACCCAGAAGGGGTGCTCGTCGGTCGCGTCGACCTGGGTCCCGTTGGAGAACTCGACGTCGACCATGGTGTGGACCCCGCCATGCCGGATCAGGTCGATGACCTTGCTCGGCCCCTGCTCTCCGGTCTTCGGGTCTGTCGCGATGACATCGTCGCCAAGTTCGACGTCCTCGATCGCCTTGTGACTGCCGTCAGCCATGAGCACGAGGGTCCCGGCATCGAAACTGTTCGTCCGGCACGCGGTGCCGGCCGCTTCGACTAGATCGTCCGCGCCGCGCCCTGCGGTACTTGCGGCACCACTTGATCGGGACGGTAGCAGCCGGGAAACGTTCTGAACCGCTGAACGGGTCTGTTGCACGACCTGAGTGCGCATGTTTTGGGCCGTCTGGGCCAGGGCCTGGGAGACCTTCGAGGCTGCTTGTCGTGCTGCTGACAGCGCGCCGGCGCCGAAGCGCTGAGCCGCGGGCCCGACCGCTCGGCCCGCCCAGGACGCGGCCGCAGCCAGCGGCTTGGCCGCAGCCCCACCGATCGCGCCAGCCACGGCACCGAAGACCGTCTCGCGCACGAACCCGCCGACAGTGAAGCGCGAGGTCTTCTGCACCTGGGTCCGCCACAGGTTCGACGCCGCCCCGGCCGCAGCACCACCGAGCGCCGCACACCCCACCGACCCCACACCACCGGTCGCGACCAAGCACCCACCGGTCACGATCGCACCAGCCGCGAAGCCCACGATCGACGCCTGGTGCTTCTTGACGAAGCTGCCGGTCGACTTCCACGCCGAGGAGACGCCGTTCTTGACCGCCGACCCGATCTTCGACAGGCCGCTCTTGAACGACGATGCCCACGACAGCATCCCGGTCGGGTCGGAGTACGTGACCGGGTTGTGCTCGCCGTAGGAGTACGCCGACCACTGCGCCGGGTCCTTCAGGTCCAGCACCGGGTCCACCGACACGAACCGGCCGATCGACGCGTCGTAGTACCGGGCACCGACCTGCGTCAGACCCGTCGAGTCACGCACCTTGTCCAAGAACAGGTGATCACCCGGCCACGACGGGTTCGTCCCCCGCACGTTCCCGTACGGATCCGTCCGACGCACCGTCACCGCGTCGGTGATGTTCTGCACCGACACCAACGCCGTGCCCTGGGTGTCGGCGAACAACGACGACACCGTCGAGGCCGCCGTGCCCGTGCGCGTCGCCACCGTCTGGCCAGCGAAGGAGTAGTACCGCTGCGCGGCGAGCTCACCGGACGACGTGGTCAACGTCAGCTCCTGCCCACCGGGCAGGTACACCGTCGTCTTGCCACCCTGCTGACGGATCAACCGCTCACCATCAGCGGTGTACACGTACGACCCGACTGTCGAGGTCCCCTGCTTCACGGTGGTCAACCGCTGCTCGGCATCCCACGTCAGCCCTGATCTTTCGTCGGGCGACGGTGTGAGGTTCGGGTGCGGCTCGGTGGCCGCGTTCGGGGCCGGCTCTTGCTGATGGGTGTGACAGGCCGCCCGCTGTCGTGCGGGTGGGCGCCGGGTCCAGGGCCGGGGTCGTGCTCGGGGTTGTCGGGGCGGGCGGTGCCGGGCGTCAGCCCGGCGCGAGGGCGCCCAGGCGCCCGAGTCCGATCAGCGTCAGTGACGCGAACGGTGATCGCGCGGCCAGGTGCAGGCGGACCCGGCGCCCGGAGCGGGCGATGGTAGCGGGGATCGTGAACAGCGCGAACCGCAGCTTCTTGGGTTCCCAGCGGCGTGCGTCGTGCCCGTGCAGGGCGAGCAGTGGCATCCAGGCGGTGATCTCGCCGGCCAGGGCCACCACGGCGCACCAGATGCGGTTCGCGGCGAACGAGTGCAGCGGCAGGTTCGCCAGTCCGGTGTCCTTGGCGATGCGGATCGGGTCCTCGGCGCGGGCGCGGCGTCGGTGGCGTAGCTCGAGGTCCGCGAGCGGCCCTCTGGTCGAGTTGGTGACGAACGCGGTGATGCGCATGCCGTCGACGTCCTCGAAGCGCAGCTGGGCGCCGGGGTGGGGTCGTCCCTTACGCACGATGACCCGCATCCCCGAGGACCAGGCCGACAGGTCCATCAGGTGGCTGAGCTCGGCGACCCAGGCGCCGTCGCGCACGCTCCCGTCGCCGTCGTAGGCGGGCGCCCAGAACTGCTCGGGGATGAGCTTGAGCAGGTCAGGGGTGGTGGCCGGCAGCGTCCAGCCGACCGAGTACTCCAGGCGGCGTCGGGTCAGGGTCTCGACGACCTTGCGGGAGCCGCCTGCCCCGTCGACGCGGACCAGGATCGACTTGCCGCGGGTGTTCCCGGGGATCTGCGCGAGCGCCTCGCTGATGACGCGCAGGTGGTCGACCGCGGTGTTCGACCCCGCGTTCCCCGGCCGCAGCAGCACCGCGACGGGCTCGCCGGTGCCGGCCGGGCCGTGGTCGACGAACGCGCACAGTGGGTGGAACCCGAACCCCCGCTTGAACGTCGCCGCGGCGTGCTGCTTCTCGCTGTGCGCTGTGACCAGCGTCGCGTCGAGGCCGATGACCAACGGGCGGGCGGCGTCCCGACCGTGGCCGGGCGCGTGAGGACCGGCCGCGGACCATGCCCGGGCCCTGGCTGCGGCGCGGGCCGTGCTGATCGCGGCCAGGACCCTCTCGACGTCACCGGCGAGGCGGGCGATCGTGCGCGAGACGGTCGGGTCCGAGGCGACCGGACCGAACACCGCCGGCTCGGCGCGCACGACCGCCAGGTCCGAGCGCGCGTCCCCGCCCAACGCGAGGGTGAGCGCCAGGTCGAGCAGCATCTTCGCCGGGTCGTGACGCACCGACGCCGAGCGCCACGGCGCGAGCGCGTCGCGCATCACCACGTCCAGGCCCGAGGCCCGCACCGTCGAGATCAGCAACACCCACCGGCCTGCGAGACGGCCGACCCGCCGTCGGCGTTCGACCTTCAACCAGGCTCTTCGCGGACGAGGGTGTTGAACCGCTCAATCCTCTCGGTCACACGCAACCGCGAACCACCCTGGCTTCACCTCTTGGAGCCTGGAGTCGCCTAGTGCGGCATCGAGGATGGAACCACTCGCTATGTGCTCTTCGCCGAGCGATCGAGCAAATCTACAAAGTCTCCACGCATCAAAAATCTCTCGCCCTTGAGCATCCCAGTCAAAATCCACGGTTGCGCCACTCTCTAATTCGAATCGGCACCCCTGGCCATGAAGTTCGAACATCCCCACCCCACCGATCCTCCCGGACCTTTTCTTAGATCCGCTGCGAATCTTCATGAACACCAAAGGCACTCCTGGCCGGAGCCTTTCCGCCCCAAGAAAGTTCTCCACCAGAGTCTTCTTGCACAAAGCCAGATCGCGAATGAATGCCGAAATAATCTGATCGGGCGTCATCGAATTCGATTCGGCCCGACCGCGGCCGCGTCCCGTAGGATGTCGTCTACCGAACTCCACTGGCCCGGGCCAACAACGGAGGAGGGCGGTACAACTTCGTATGGGATATCGATTCCGACCCGCTGTGCGGCGGCAAGCCGATGGTGACCGTCGACAACGATTCGCTGTCCATTCAGATTGACGACTCGAATCGGATCTCCCTGCCATCCGCCACTTCGCATTGAATCCGCAATCTCTTGGACTGTCCGAGCAGAGCCCCGCCCCGACAACGCTTCCGTGCGTACGAAGCCCGAAGCGCGGGCGACCCCGCCGGCTCCGCAACTGGGGTCAGTGTTGTGGACGAGGACTGCGTTGTCTCCGACATGGTAGGTGTGGATGTCGGCGATGGCGAGGTTGTAGGCGGTGCCGGTGCCGGCGGGTGTGAGGCCGGTGACGGTGAGGGTGTCGCCGGTGGCGGTCAGGACGAGCTCACCGGCGGTGAGGTGGTCGGCGCGCTCGAACCGCTGGTCGGTCACGGACCAGAACGGGTGGTCCTCGGTGGTGCGGATCGTGGTGTCCCCGAGGTGCAGGTCGACCAGGGTGTCCTGGTGGACGAAGACCTCGGTGACGGGCTTGGTGTCCTGCTCGCCGGTCTCGGGGTCTGAGGCGACGACCTTGTCCCCGACGTGCACGTCCTTGATGGGCTTGTTCGAACCGTCGCCCATCAGCACGGTTGTGGACCCGGCAAAGCTCATCGGCGCGGCGATGCTGCACGCCTTGGCGGCGGTGCTCTGCGCCGGTCGGGCCGCCGGGGCCTTGACCGGGGCGTTCTTAGGCGCGGAGCTGCGCACCTGCTGCACGATCGAGGAGCGCATGCTCTGCGCGGCCTGGGCCTGGGTCTGGGCCGCCTGGGTCGTGGACACCCGTGAGGCTGACGAGGCCCCCGCACCCCACCGTTGCGCCGCAGACGTGGCCGTGCGCCCCGCCCAGGACGCGACCGCGGTCAACGGCTTGGCCGCCGCCCCACCGATCGCGCCCATCGCGGCACCGAAGACCGTCTCCCGCACGAACCCACCGACGGTGAAGCGCGAGGTCTTCTGCACCTTCGTGCGCCACAGGTTCGACGCCGCCCCGGCCGCAGCACCACCCAGCGCCGCACACCCGATCGACCCCGCACCAGCGGTCAGCGCCATGCACCCACCGGTCACGATCGCACCGACCGCGAACCCCACGATCGACGCCTGGTGCTTCTTGACGAAGCTCGTCGTGGACCTCCACGCCGAGGACGCCTTCGCCTTGACCGACCCCCACAACGACCACATACCCGTCGGGTCGTCAAACGTCACCGGGTTGTGCTCGCCGTAGGAGTACCCCGACCACTGCGCCGGGTCCTTCAGGTCCAGCACCGGGTCCACCGACACGAACCGGCCGATCGACGCGTCGTAGTACCGGGCACCGACCTGCGTCAGACCCGTCGAGTCACGCACCTTGTCCAAGAACAGGTGGTCACCCGGCCACGACGGGTTGGTTCCCCGCACGTTCCCGTACGGGTCCGTCCGCCGCACCGTCACCGTGTCGGTGATGTTCTGCACCGACACCAACGCCGTGCCCTGCGTGTCGGCGAACAACG is a genomic window containing:
- a CDS encoding DUF6896 domain-containing protein; this encodes MTPDQIISAFIRDLALCKKTLVENFLGAERLRPGVPLVFMKIRSGSKKRSGRIGGVGMFELHGQGCRFELESGATVDFDWDAQGREIFDAWRLCRFARSLGEEHIASGSILDAALGDSRLQEVKPGWFAVACDRED
- a CDS encoding polymorphic toxin-type HINT domain-containing protein → MKQGTSTVGSYVYTADGERLIRQQGGKTTVYLPGGQELTLTTSSGELAAQRYYSFAGQTVATRTGTAASTVSSLFADTQGTALVSVQNITDAVTVRRTDPYGNVRGTNPSWPGDHLFLDKVRDSTGLTQVGARYYDASIGRFVSVDPVLDLKDPAQWSAYSYGEHNPVTYSDPTGMLSWASSFKSGLSKIGSAVKNGVSSAWKSTGSFVKKHQASIVGFAAGAIVTGGCLVATGGVGSVGCAALGGAAAGAASNLWRTQVQKTSRFTVGGFVRETVFGAVAGAIGGAAAKPLAAAASWAGRAVGPAAQRFGAGALSAARQAASKVSQALAQTAQNMRTQVVQQTRSAVQNVSRLLPSRSSGAASTAGRGADDLVEAAGTACRTNSFDAGTLVLMADGSHKAIEDVELGDDVIATDPKTGEQGPSKVIDLIRHGGVHTMVDVEFSNGTQVDATDEHPFWVASQATWVDAIDLRLGDVVTTAAGTSLMVESVRVSVYDLMAYNLTIADLHTYHVGVGEILVHNAGCDEWAAAFVKRTGGQSDEIKTFESPLGRHSPLGPYRPGGPGTKAVDEDWFHHTVVVRGAQVFDQWHPGGVGVDDFKQMFDYNDVIDFGF